In the genome of Caldisphaera lagunensis DSM 15908, the window TTTTAAGGAAATATAGGCAAAAAATATAATGCTGGTGAGATCATGGAATACAAATGGAATGTATTATCAAATACTACATTAGGGGTTTTAATTGGCATGATGAACTCTACAGTTTTATTAATAGCTTTGCCAGCAATATTTAAAGGAATAAACATAAATCCATTATTACCATCCTCTTTTTCCTATCTTCTATGGCTATTAATGGGCTATGGTGTCACTACTTCAGCCTTAGTTGTATCAATAGGAAGGCTTTCTGATATTTATGGTAGGGTAAAGCTTTATAGATTAGGTTTCATTATATTTACCATTGGTTCAATCTTGTTATCAATTACTTTTGGCAAAGGGGATTTTGCCGCAAGCGAATTAATAGCATTTAGAGTTATTCAAGCTATTGGTGGTTCACTATTAATGGCTAACAGCACTGCATTAATTACTGATGCGTTTCCATTAACTGAAAGAGGTAAGGCATTAGGTTTAAACCAGATCTCAGGTTTATTGGGAAGCATATTAGGCTTAATCGTAGGAGGCATTTTAGCAACAATAAATTGGAGGCTAGTATTTTTAATAAGCGTTCCATTTGGGATAATAGGAACAATATGGTCATATAAATCTTTAAAAGAAATAGGCATAAGGAATAGAAATGAAAAAATTGATATAATTGGTAACATAGATTTTATCTTAGGTATAGTATTGCTTTTAACTGGAATAACCTATGCATTGGAACCATACAAAAACTATCCTTTAGGTTGGTATAATCCTATGGTAATTGGTTTATTAATATCTGGGGCTGCTTTGCTAGCAATATTTCCATTTATTGAGATGAAAGTAAAGTATCCAATGTTTAGACTTGAATTATTTAAATCGAGGTTATTCTCAGCAGGAATTTTTGCTGCTTTATTAGCTGGATTAGCTTATGGGGGTCTAATGATAACATTAGTTGTTTTATTGCAAGGTATCTGGTTACCATTACATGGTTATTCCTTCTCAGTAACCCCATTATGGGCAGGAATTTATATGATACCATTAATGCTAGGCTTCGTTGCATTTGGCCCTATTAGCGGAGCTTTGTCTGATAAACATGGAGCAAGAGGTTTAGCAACAGGAGGTATGATAGTAGTTTTAATTTCATTTTTATTATTGATAACTTTAAAATATGACTTTCCATACCCAGAATTTGCATTTTTCATTTTCTTAGCTGGTGCTGGAAATGGCCTTTTCGTTGCACCTAATACT includes:
- a CDS encoding MFS transporter: MEYKWNVLSNTTLGVLIGMMNSTVLLIALPAIFKGININPLLPSSFSYLLWLLMGYGVTTSALVVSIGRLSDIYGRVKLYRLGFIIFTIGSILLSITFGKGDFAASELIAFRVIQAIGGSLLMANSTALITDAFPLTERGKALGLNQISGLLGSILGLIVGGILATINWRLVFLISVPFGIIGTIWSYKSLKEIGIRNRNEKIDIIGNIDFILGIVLLLTGITYALEPYKNYPLGWYNPMVIGLLISGAALLAIFPFIEMKVKYPMFRLELFKSRLFSAGIFAALLAGLAYGGLMITLVVLLQGIWLPLHGYSFSVTPLWAGIYMIPLMLGFVAFGPISGALSDKHGARGLATGGMIVVLISFLLLITLKYDFPYPEFAFFIFLAGAGNGLFVAPNTASIMNSVPANHRGVASGMRAVMTNIANTTSIALYFSLLLSAFEAKLPNTLYTALISAGFPNNIAYMISKMPPTAALFAAFLGYNPMQSVLSSLPNLASQLGNSDPSGLSEVLSNTWFPKVIAPAFMYALRSVLLISSIIIIIAAIASALRGKHNLNNLNNTNN